The Hyalangium ruber genome includes the window ATGAGCAGGAAGGCGAGCGTGCCCACCAGCCGCACCGCCGCGCCAGCCTTCAGTACGCCTCGGCGCTGCCCATCCACCGCCTGCGCGAGGATGGCGTCGAATGCTCGGGTGTCCTGCTGGGTCATGTGCGAGGGAACCAGACACTAGCACCCGAGCAGGGGGGCCGCCGAAAGGATGGAGCAATATCCGGCGGTTGGTATGCGTAGGGCAGGCAGAAGGGTGCTTGATTCCCGTAGGATCGTATAAGGTCGAACCATCCGTGTTCTTCGGAGGAGGTAGCAGCCGTCATGTGGGCAAGGTTCAGAAGGGCGATGCGCAGCTTCGCGGGCTTCTTTGTCTCCTCCATCGAGGACCCGGAACTCATCCTCGAGCAGAACGTGCGCGACCTGAACGATCAGGTCCCGAAGATGAACGAGTCCATCGCCATGGTGCGGGCGAACGTGACGCTGCTGGAGAAGGAGAACGCCAAGTACCAGCAGGACGTGCGTGAGCTGACGGCCAAGGTGAAGGCCGCCATCCAGGCGGGCCGGGACGATCTGGCTGCCCAGTACGCCAGCCGCCTGCAGATGGAGAAGCAGGCGCTCGAGCGCAACCAGCAGCAGCTCGATACGGCGAAGATGGCGTACGAGAAGGCGCTGAACGTCAAGAAGCTGTTCATGCGCGAGAAGGACAAGAAGACCCAGGAGGCGATGAACGCCATCCGGGACGCGCGGCGCGCCAAGTGGCAGGCCAAGGTGGCCGACGCGATGGAGTCCTTCCAGGTGGCTGGCATCGACGCCACCCACGACGAGATGGTCCGCAAGGTGAACGAGAAGACCGCCGTCAACGAGGCGCGCATGCAGATGGCGCTCGAGTCGGTGGATCACCAGGCGCTCTCCATCGAGGAAGAGGCGGAGAAGATCCAGGCGAACGAGCTGGTCAAGCAGTTCAAGATGGAGATGGGCCTGGACAGCCCCGCCCCCGTGTCGGACGTGAGCGCGGGCGGAGAGAAGACGATCGGCAAGAAGGTGGAGGTGAAGTAGCCCTCCCCGAGGGGAAGGGGCCGCCAGCCTATGAAGCTTCACCGCGGGCCAGGCCTCTTCCTCTTCCTGTTCCTGTGCCTGGGAGGCGCGGGCTACGCGCTCGCGTCCCGGCTCGGGTACCTGGACCGGCTCCAGGCGCGCTTCTTCCCGGCCGCCCAGGAGGCGGTCCGCCTGTCCCCCGGAGACTTCCCCGCGGGGGTGGCGGCACCGGTAGCGGACGTGGCCTCGGTGCCCCTGCGGCCGGTGCTGATTGGGTTTACCCCGCGCGGCTCGGCCTCGGCATTGCTGCTGGCCACGGGCGGGGCCACCACCCTGGACTCGCCGGGAGCGCCTCCGGGCGCGGCGCAGGGGGTGCTCAAGACGGCATATGCGCTGGATGCGCGGGCGGTGCTCTTCGCCCGGGAGGAGGAACTGCGCCAGGCGCTGTCCGTTGGGGCGGAGAATGGCGGGGTGGACATGGCCATGCTCTCCGTGGACCGGATGGCGGCGTGGGTGCCGGGGCTGAGGGACGCGGCGCCGCGCACGGTGATGCTGGTGGGGCGCAGCCGGGGGCAGGAGGCACTGGCGGCAGTGGGGGTGACGGACCTGGCCTCGCTGCGCGGCAAGCGCGTGGGCGTGTACCCGGGGAGCTCCTCGCACTACTTCGCGCTGTGGGTGCTCTCGCGCGTGGGGCTGCGCACGACGGATGTGAAGTGGGTGGACTTGCCCTCGACGCTCGACGCGGGACGGGCGCTGCGCGAGGGGCGGGCGGACGCGGTGGTGGGGCTGTGGGGCGACGTGGAGCTGGCGGCGAGGGACCGGGGCGGGGCGGTGCTGGCCACCACGGCGGACGCGCCGCACCTGATTGCCACGGTGCTGGTGGCCCGAGGGGACTTCGCCGCGCGCTACCCGGACGCGGTGCGCCGGGTGCTGCGAGGACTGTTGGATGCCGGGCAGAGCGTGCAGAAGGACCCGACGCAGGGGGCGCGGATGCTGGGGGACGTGGCGCCGTACCTGGGCGACCCGATTGAGGCGATCCGCTCGGCGCCTCCAGCGACACTGGCGGACAATCGCTCCTTCTTCGGCCTTTCCGGCGAGGCGCCCGTCACCTATGACGAGCTGTTCCAGAGCGCCTCGGCGCTCTTCAAGAAGCTCAAGCGGGGGGCCGTGGCGCCACCCGCGGAGGACACCCGGGACCTCGGAGCGTTGAAATACGTGTCGGAGGCCCGCGGACCCTGAGGCCCCCCGAAGTGGGGGCGAGGAGAGATTCCGTGGCGGATTCGCCCAGTTTCATCAAGGCCGCCTTCATGTTGCCCGCGAACCTCGTGGGCTTGCTGACGGCGGGAGCCTCGTCGCTGATGACGGGCGAGCCGCTGCCGGCGCTGGTGGCGCTGGGGGTGGAGGGGCTGTACCTGGGAATCGTCCCCTCGATGAAGCGCTTCCAGCGGGCGGTGCGCGCGAAGGGCGGCGGGGAGGAGACGCCGGACGCGGCGCGCAAGCAGGTGGACGCGCTGCTCTCGGAGCTGGCGCCCTCGCAGCGTGAGCACTACCAGGCGTTGGTGGGGCTCAAGGAGAAGATCCTGGAGAACTACCGCCGGCTGCCGGGAGGCAAGGTGCTGGCGGCGGGGAGCGAGCCTCGGCTGAACGAGCTGCTGACTTCGTTCCTGCGATTGGTGTCGGCGCTGAACCACCACCGCACGTACCTCAACAGCACGGACCGGGAGCAGATCGAGAAGGAGCTGCGCGAGCTGGAGGCGGAGGTGGCGCAGGAGGCGAACCCGCGGCTCAAGGACGTGAAGGAGAAGCGGCTGGAGATCCTCCGCAAGCGGGTGGGGCGCTTCGAGCAGGCGGGAGAGAGCCGCGAGGTGGTGAGCCACCAGCTGGCGGGGATTGAAGACCTGCTGCGGCTGACGCACGAGCAGTCGATCACCATCCGAGACCCAGAGACGGTGAACCGGCAACTGGACGCGGTGAGCGCCGAGGTTCAGGCCACGGACGAGACGGTGCGGGAGATGGAGCGCTTCATGGAGTTCCAGGAGGAAGTGGGCAAGCCACTGCCGCACGGAACGCGGGTGCGGTGAGCGCCTGATGCACTCTCAGAACTGAACCTCAGCGACTCCTACTCCACGATTACTCAGCCTGGTCATGACCTGTAGAGTAGGATTGGTTTAGGGGACACATGAGTCTTTAGTTCCTTGAGGGAGCAGCTTGATGGCTAGAACCGCAGCGGATTCGCTGGTCCCTGGAACGAAGATAGGCCCCTGGCGCGTGGAGCATCTGCACGGCCGAGGCACTTACGGCACGGTGTACAGGGTGCGGAGCCAGAAACCGGGGGAGGTGGGAGCCTTCGCGCTGAAACTGGCCCACTTCCCCTGGGATCCGCGCTTCGAGCGGGAGGGGCTGTTGCTGTCCCGGATCTGCCACGACAGCGTACCGAAGCTGAGGGACCGAGGCGGATGGAGAGCTCCGAGCGGAGAACTCTATCCCTGCATCGTCATGGAGTGGGTGGCGGGAGTGGCGCTGTACGAGTGGGCATCGGGGGTCAAATGCACCTCGCGGCAGATGCTCCGGGTGTTGGCACAACTGGCCCGTGCGTTGGAGGCCACGCACCGAGCCAATGGAGTGCATCGGGACGTGAAGGGGGACAATGTCTTGGTGAGTCCCGAGGGAATGGCTTGGCTGGTGGATTTCGGGGCGGGGAAGTTCAAGGGAGCGGGCTCGTTGACGCAGGAGACGCTGCCGCCAGGAACTCAGGCGTATCGCAGCCCGCAGGCGCTTCGCTTCCTCAAGGAGAACTACCGTGACCGGGGGGCGCACTACGAGGCGACCGAGGCAGATGATGTGTATGCGTTGGGAGTCACTGCCTACCGCGCGGCGACGGGGCGCTACCCGCCGCCGGGGACGGACCTGGAGCGGGACTTCGAGCCGAACCGAGCCCCACTACCGCCGCTCCAGCCGCCGAGCGAACTCGTCAGCGTGTGTCCGGAGTTGGAAGGGCTCATCTTGCGCATGCTGTCGGACGTGCCCTCGGAACGAGGAAGCGCAGGGAATGTTGCGTGGGCCCTTGAGCAGGCGGCGGCTTGTGTAGGCCGAAGGGCGGACGCGCCCATTGTTCCATGTCGCCGCGAGGCAGCTTCTCCGAGCAGAGGGCACATGGCACGTCGCGTCCGCCAGGGCCTTGTGCAGGCGGCACCCTGGCTCAGTGGAGCTGTGGGAGGTGCCATCTTCTTGGCCCTGACATGGTGGATGGTGCATTGGGGTGGGGACCTGCCCATGGCGGCTCATGAGGCGCATGTCGTAGATGGAGAGAACGGAAGTACGGCAGCGCTGGGGGACACAAGTCCTCTGCTGCCAGTGTCCGGCGCCGCGCGCCCGGCGCCGTCGAGGGTTGTCGGGCTGGACATGCCCGAGCGGCCATTTACTGGGCAGAACCTTCCGCCGTGCAGGAAAGGCTTGGAGGTGGAAATCGAGCTGACCTCAGGCAAGAAGGAAACGCGAAGTTGCTGGATGAAGATCGATGTGGCCGATGAGCCGTGCAATGGCTACGAGTACCGGGGTGGCTGCTATCTGCCGAGTTACCCGCCACCGAAATTGCCCCAGTCCGTGAAGCAGTAGGCGTGTATGAAAAAGCGGCACCGCGCTCCCGGGATTCCAGAAGCGCAGTGCCGCCGTTCATTTCTCAGAGCTCACACTACGTTTGGCGCCTGCTCCACCTCCTTGGCCTGGGGCATGGAGATGGGTTGGGCCAGCAACGCCTCGGCCAACTTGGTCACCTGCGCCAGTGGGATGCCCTTGAAGTCGAGCACCGGCTTGCCCTTGTGGTTGCGCACCTGCATCCGGACAGGAGCCCCCTTGGGGAGCTTGCTGGTCACGGCCTTCATGTACTGGTCCGCGATCGCCAAGTCCTCCGACGGCAGAGGCTTGCTGGAAGCAGGCTTGCGCCTGCGCTGGAGCGCTCGGCGCATGTCATCCACGCTGCACTCGGAGAAGGGCTTGGGCGTCACTTCGCCCGTCTCCCCCATGACCTCGATGATCGTGCCGCCAGGCTCGGCGTGGTTCACCTCCGTCTCGGCGGCCTCCTCGTAGGTCAGCAGCA containing:
- a CDS encoding PspA/IM30 family protein, whose amino-acid sequence is MWARFRRAMRSFAGFFVSSIEDPELILEQNVRDLNDQVPKMNESIAMVRANVTLLEKENAKYQQDVRELTAKVKAAIQAGRDDLAAQYASRLQMEKQALERNQQQLDTAKMAYEKALNVKKLFMREKDKKTQEAMNAIRDARRAKWQAKVADAMESFQVAGIDATHDEMVRKVNEKTAVNEARMQMALESVDHQALSIEEEAEKIQANELVKQFKMEMGLDSPAPVSDVSAGGEKTIGKKVEVK
- a CDS encoding ABC transporter substrate-binding protein, with the translated sequence MKLHRGPGLFLFLFLCLGGAGYALASRLGYLDRLQARFFPAAQEAVRLSPGDFPAGVAAPVADVASVPLRPVLIGFTPRGSASALLLATGGATTLDSPGAPPGAAQGVLKTAYALDARAVLFAREEELRQALSVGAENGGVDMAMLSVDRMAAWVPGLRDAAPRTVMLVGRSRGQEALAAVGVTDLASLRGKRVGVYPGSSSHYFALWVLSRVGLRTTDVKWVDLPSTLDAGRALREGRADAVVGLWGDVELAARDRGGAVLATTADAPHLIATVLVARGDFAARYPDAVRRVLRGLLDAGQSVQKDPTQGARMLGDVAPYLGDPIEAIRSAPPATLADNRSFFGLSGEAPVTYDELFQSASALFKKLKRGAVAPPAEDTRDLGALKYVSEARGP